Genomic window (Helianthus annuus cultivar XRQ/B chromosome 3, HanXRQr2.0-SUNRISE, whole genome shotgun sequence):
tttttttttatttcacatactacattttgatttttatttaataatgtTATTTTTTGATTTGCTAGGTTTAGTGCTTCCTGAATATCAGATTAAGAACCTTACTTTGTTGAAAATTGAAAACTATTAATTTCCAATGGTTCATCATTACGAAGGTTTGTCATTATGCCGTACCCTGATGACGATTCCTTACGTGGTATTGCTTCGTTATTACTTTCCCGTGGAAGGACAGCTCATTCTCGGTTCCATATCCCCATTAATTTAACAGAAGATTCAATGTGCAATATTAAGCCAAATAGTGATATTGCGAGTTAGAGGAAACCCAAGTAATCATATGGGATGAAGCACCGATGGTACACAAACATGCCTTTGAAGCTTTAGATAGGACAATGACCGACGTATTTTCGGAAGGTAGGAGTGTCCGTTCGGATATTCCTTTTGGAGGTAAAGTTATTGTATTTGGTGGTGACTTTAGACAAATACTACCTGTTATTCCTAATGGTACTAGACAAGAAATTGTTAGTGCATCTTTAAGCTCTTCATACATATGGGCAAAATGCAGACTCTTACGGCTGACTAAAAACATGCATCCAACTATTGGAGCTGAAAGTTCGAATATGGAGTCTATCAGAGAATTTGCAAAATGTCTTATTGATATTGGTGAAGGAAACGTTGGAGATGATAATGATGGTGACGCCATTATAGCTATACCAGATGATTTACTAATCACCGATATTTGTGACCCGATACAAAGTTTAATTGACTTTGTATATCCTTCAATTATTGAACAATTTAGGCTTCCTGGATTTTT
Coding sequences:
- the LOC118490553 gene encoding uncharacterized protein LOC118490553 yields the protein MTDVFSEGRSVRSDIPFGGKVIVFGGDFRQILPVIPNGTRQEIVSASLSSSYIWAKCRLLRLTKNMHPTIGAESSNMESIREFAKCLIDIGEGNVGDDNDGDAIIAIPDDLLITDICDPIQSLIDFVYPSIIEQFRLPGFFSERAILAPKNEVVHEINNRLLSLFPGDAKEYLSSDSICQTEQILDSFQESLYSTENLNALKISGLPNHRLVLKVGVPVMLLRNIDQQKGLCNGTRLQITFLGKRVIEAEVISGENMAREFLFQGLI